The following proteins are co-located in the Polymorphospora rubra genome:
- a CDS encoding LacI family DNA-binding transcriptional regulator: MSSDGDGRSPLYRKVQRDLRATLLQGDYEPGAFFTTERDVCERFGVSTTTAVRALNELVAEGLVVRQPGRGTFVADRAAPRTAETPAAPTPGPGTVFCVLHGLPGPHVADVLAGIQTACGEIGYRLVLADSGGTPAGEAEALRQAVAAGADGVVLYPCDGRSDPTALDEVHRRGVPIVMVDRYSDELPTDAVFADNFLAGHALTTELIARGHARIGTLWSETETTSVRDRLSGHKHALREHGLPVLPALTTLRSYLYLPETRRRAVLTSMLDGPDRPTVLLCANGFALATAVTDLLALGVGVPDEVDLAGMDTAGPFDLLPLTAVAAVLPSREMGRQAVGLLHSRLTGTAEPAPRHVTLPVGIRVRESSTAHLRAVTTGPVPA; this comes from the coding sequence ATGAGCAGTGACGGCGACGGGCGGTCGCCCCTCTACCGGAAGGTCCAGCGCGACCTTCGCGCCACCCTGTTGCAGGGTGACTACGAACCGGGCGCGTTCTTCACCACCGAACGCGACGTCTGCGAGCGATTCGGCGTCAGCACCACGACCGCCGTACGGGCACTCAACGAACTCGTCGCCGAGGGACTCGTCGTCCGCCAGCCGGGTCGGGGCACCTTCGTCGCCGACCGGGCCGCGCCGCGGACCGCCGAGACACCCGCCGCACCCACCCCCGGCCCCGGCACGGTCTTCTGCGTCCTGCACGGCCTGCCCGGCCCGCACGTCGCCGACGTCCTGGCCGGCATCCAGACGGCCTGCGGCGAGATCGGCTACCGGCTGGTGCTCGCCGACTCCGGCGGCACCCCGGCGGGCGAGGCCGAGGCGCTGCGGCAGGCGGTCGCGGCAGGCGCCGACGGGGTGGTGCTCTACCCCTGCGACGGCCGGTCCGATCCCACCGCCCTCGACGAGGTGCACCGGCGCGGCGTGCCGATCGTGATGGTCGACCGCTACAGCGACGAACTGCCCACCGACGCGGTGTTCGCCGACAACTTCCTGGCCGGCCACGCCCTCACCACCGAACTGATCGCGCGCGGCCACGCCCGCATCGGGACACTGTGGAGCGAGACCGAGACCACCAGCGTGCGCGACCGGCTCAGCGGCCACAAGCACGCCCTGCGCGAGCACGGCCTGCCGGTGCTGCCCGCGCTGACCACCCTGCGGTCCTACCTCTACCTGCCCGAGACCCGCCGCCGGGCGGTGTTGACGTCCATGCTGGATGGGCCCGACCGGCCGACCGTGCTGTTGTGCGCCAACGGCTTCGCGCTCGCCACCGCCGTCACCGACCTGCTCGCCCTGGGTGTCGGGGTCCCCGACGAGGTCGACCTCGCCGGGATGGACACCGCCGGGCCGTTCGACCTGCTGCCGCTGACCGCCGTCGCCGCCGTCCTGCCGTCGCGGGAGATGGGCCGGCAGGCCGTCGGGCTGCTGCACAGCCGGCTCACCGGCACCGCCGAGCCGGCACCCCGGCACGTGACGC